A part of Prolixibacteraceae bacterium genomic DNA contains:
- a CDS encoding phosphatidate cytidylyltransferase: protein MNNLQQRTLTGILFVCTLVGSIAIGKWTFFVLFILISYLATNEFYHLAYKAKARPNRKIGIATSIYIFISFFLVASGMVPSKVTLGIIPLIVGLFVYELYRDSKVPFLNLAFTLLGLVYVTTPLALFNFFVFPPEGEAYAAYSPYLLMGIFIFIWTNDSGAYLFGSQFGKHKLFERISPKKTWEGSIGGGVMTMIAAVVLSYLFPQYKMVDMLVVALITVVAGTLGDLVESMFKRSIDVKDSGSFFPGHGGLLDRFDSVILAAPMVYFYIRLIS from the coding sequence TTGAATAATTTACAACAAAGAACACTGACGGGCATTCTTTTTGTCTGTACGTTAGTTGGATCAATCGCTATTGGTAAATGGACTTTTTTTGTGCTTTTTATCTTGATCTCTTATCTGGCAACCAATGAATTTTATCATCTTGCCTATAAAGCCAAAGCGCGCCCCAATAGAAAGATAGGTATCGCTACAAGTATCTATATCTTTATCTCATTTTTTCTTGTTGCATCAGGAATGGTGCCATCAAAAGTGACGCTGGGTATCATTCCATTGATCGTGGGTCTTTTTGTATATGAACTCTATCGTGATAGTAAAGTGCCTTTCTTAAACTTGGCTTTTACGCTTTTGGGATTGGTTTATGTAACTACTCCTTTGGCCCTGTTTAATTTCTTTGTATTTCCTCCTGAAGGAGAGGCATACGCTGCTTATTCACCATATCTCTTAATGGGGATATTTATCTTTATCTGGACCAATGACTCAGGTGCTTACCTTTTCGGTTCTCAGTTTGGAAAGCATAAGTTGTTTGAACGTATCTCTCCTAAGAAGACATGGGAGGGAAGTATTGGTGGCGGTGTGATGACAATGATCGCAGCTGTCGTATTAAGTTATCTTTTTCCACAATATAAAATGGTGGACATGTTGGTTGTAGCACTCATTACAGTGGTGGCAGGAACATTGGGTGACTTAGTGGAATCGATGTTTAAACGTAGTATTGATGTCAAAGATAGCGGATCATTCTTTCCAGGACATGGAGGTTTGTTAGACCGTTTCGATAGTGTGATTTTGGCTGCACCTATGGTCTATTTTTATATTAGATTGATATCGTAG
- the pssA gene encoding CDP-diacylglycerol--serine O-phosphatidyltransferase, which yields MIKKHIPNSITSLNIISGVLAVYFALYGELKLAVIAIFCGAIFDFCDGLVARALKAYSDIGKELDSLADMITFGFAPGALLFGVLQITLEGKVMSPMEVVNSSYVGYYLCALVIPVFSGLRLAKFNVDTRQSTSFIGMPTPANAIFWASLALLCVDGVEGHWYAFMFNPTLLAILAFATSFLLVSEVPMFSFKFKNLSFKENKIRFFFLAVVITLISCFGVLGITFAMLLYVVLSVAQCFFCKS from the coding sequence ATGATCAAAAAACATATACCGAATAGTATTACCAGCTTGAATATAATTTCAGGGGTTCTCGCTGTTTACTTTGCTTTGTATGGTGAACTTAAACTTGCTGTGATTGCAATTTTTTGTGGAGCTATATTTGATTTCTGTGACGGATTGGTGGCAAGAGCTTTAAAAGCATATTCAGATATTGGTAAAGAGTTGGACTCTTTAGCCGATATGATCACTTTTGGTTTTGCTCCTGGTGCGCTCCTTTTTGGTGTTTTGCAGATAACTCTTGAAGGTAAGGTGATGTCACCGATGGAGGTTGTGAACTCTTCATACGTTGGGTATTACTTGTGTGCTTTGGTTATTCCCGTTTTCTCAGGTCTTAGATTGGCTAAATTTAATGTTGATACAAGACAGTCGACATCTTTTATCGGTATGCCAACTCCAGCAAATGCAATCTTTTGGGCTTCTTTGGCTCTGCTTTGTGTGGATGGAGTGGAAGGACATTGGTATGCGTTTATGTTTAATCCAACTCTTTTGGCGATTCTAGCCTTTGCGACATCATTCTTGTTGGTGTCTGAGGTTCCAATGTTTTCATTTAAGTTTAAGAATCTATCTTTTAAAGAGAATAAAATACGATTTTTCTTTTTAGCTGTGGTGATTACCCTAATCTCCTGCTTTGGTGTGTTGGGAATTACTTTCGCCATGTTATTGTATGTGGTTTTGTCTGTAGCTCAGTGCTTTTTTTGTAAGTCATAG
- a CDS encoding deoxynucleoside kinase, whose product MDINFLVIEGNIGAGKTTLSTMLSQKYNAKLILEQFSDNPFLPRFYKDPDKFSFPLEMSFMAERYNQLKQQAELDLFKTFTVSDYYFMKSLIFSKSTLQEDEYNLYRKFFDIIYQNIPKPSLYVYLHLSTERLMENISNRGRSYETEITPDYLKQITDGYFNFFSQQRDFPVVAITTDELDFVKNKADFDKIERIIFGQSYPKGLTRLIP is encoded by the coding sequence ATGGATATAAATTTCCTAGTTATTGAGGGTAATATTGGAGCAGGTAAGACCACCTTGTCTACCATGCTTAGTCAGAAGTATAATGCGAAATTAATATTAGAACAGTTCTCTGATAACCCGTTTTTGCCAAGATTCTACAAGGATCCTGATAAATTTTCATTTCCATTAGAGATGTCTTTTATGGCAGAGCGATATAATCAGTTGAAGCAGCAAGCTGAATTAGATCTGTTTAAAACTTTTACTGTTTCGGATTATTACTTTATGAAGTCTCTAATATTTTCTAAATCGACACTTCAAGAGGATGAATATAATTTATATCGTAAATTCTTTGACATCATATATCAAAATATACCTAAGCCTTCGCTTTATGTATATCTTCATTTAAGTACGGAACGATTGATGGAGAACATCTCAAATCGTGGAAGAAGCTATGAGACAGAGATAACTCCAGACTATTTGAAACAGATCACAGATGGTTATTTTAACTTTTTTTCTCAACAAAGAGACTTCCCTGTTGTTGCTATTACAACAGATGAGTTAGATTTTGTGAAAAATAAGGCTGATTTTGATAAAATTGAGCGTATAATTTTCGGTCAGAGCTACCCAAAAGGTTTAACTAGGTTAATACCTTAA